A stretch of Megalobrama amblycephala isolate DHTTF-2021 linkage group LG14, ASM1881202v1, whole genome shotgun sequence DNA encodes these proteins:
- the kiss2 gene encoding kisspeptin 2 → MNIKALILFLSAMICQSTAMRAPFTDMDTPEPIPDSKQHYLSMERRQFDEPNASDDASLCFFIQEKDESSKISCKHRLTRSKFNYNPFGLRFGKRNQATTTDSDGPKQKHLLPMMFYLRKQLETS, encoded by the exons ATGAACATCAAGgcactgattctcttcctgtCAGCAATGATCTGTCAGTCCACAGCTATGAGAGCACCATTCACTGACATGGATACACCTGAGCCCATTCCAG ACTCCAAGCAGCACTatctctcaatggagcggagGCAATTTGACGAGCCCAACGCTTCGGACGACGCAAGCCTTTGCTTTTTCATCCAAGAAAAAGATGAATCGAGTAAAATTTCCTGCAAACATCGATTAACACGCAGCAAATTCAACTACAATCCGTTTGGGCTGCGCTTTGGGAAGCGAAATCAAGCGACAACTACGGACTCTGACGGACCCAAACAAAAGCACCTGCTGCCAATGATGTTTTACCTGAGAAAACAATTAGAAACTTCGTGA